The Polaribacter tangerinus genome has a segment encoding these proteins:
- a CDS encoding TrkH family potassium uptake protein, translating to MRTLNTKIIYRFLGITAMLNGFFMFLAVPFSMYHNEPEKWGILSAGIITVFVGLLLFILNKPNDVNIHKKEGYLIVTLGWLTLSFTGMLPFILSGAIPNMTDAFFETISGYSTTGSSILTNIDEMPKGILFWRSATHWIGGMGIIVLTIAILPLLGIGGMQLFMAEAPGPSADKLHPRITDTAKRLYLIYVTLTAVQFLLLKVAGMTWFDAINHAMSTMSTGGFSTKGSSVAFYNNKPIIQYIIIAFMFIAGTNFVLTYFALKGKIQKVFNSEEFKYYFFVTLGVAAVISLIIIFFQDPNLQTTISHPKVFGATESAIRHALFMVTSVITTTGFVSADFTMWNFFATGIFFALFFTGGSAGSTSGGIKVVRHIVMLKNSFLEFKKALHPNAIIPVRYDGKTVHQNIVFNILSFFVIYMLIFIISSVILTLFGLDFMSALGAAASSLGNIGPAIGSVSPVDSFAHLSTAAKWFCSFLMLIGRLELFTVLILFTPFFWRKN from the coding sequence ATGAGAACTCTAAACACAAAAATAATTTATCGCTTTTTAGGAATAACGGCTATGCTAAATGGCTTTTTTATGTTCCTTGCCGTTCCTTTTAGTATGTATCATAACGAGCCAGAAAAATGGGGTATTTTAAGCGCAGGAATTATAACCGTTTTTGTAGGGCTTTTACTTTTTATTTTAAACAAACCTAACGATGTTAATATTCACAAAAAAGAAGGATACTTAATAGTTACACTCGGTTGGCTAACTCTTTCTTTTACAGGAATGTTGCCTTTTATATTATCGGGAGCTATCCCCAATATGACAGATGCTTTTTTTGAAACTATTTCTGGATATTCAACCACCGGATCTTCGATATTAACTAATATTGATGAAATGCCAAAAGGAATATTATTTTGGCGAAGTGCCACACATTGGATTGGTGGTATGGGTATAATTGTACTAACAATTGCTATTTTACCACTTTTAGGTATTGGAGGAATGCAACTTTTTATGGCGGAAGCTCCAGGGCCATCTGCAGATAAATTACACCCCAGAATTACAGATACAGCAAAAAGACTCTATTTAATATATGTAACTCTTACAGCTGTTCAGTTTTTACTTTTAAAAGTAGCAGGAATGACATGGTTCGACGCCATAAACCATGCTATGTCTACAATGAGTACCGGTGGATTTTCTACCAAAGGTAGCAGCGTGGCATTTTACAATAACAAACCAATAATTCAATATATAATTATTGCCTTTATGTTTATTGCCGGTACTAATTTTGTACTTACCTATTTTGCCTTAAAAGGTAAAATTCAAAAAGTATTTAACAGTGAAGAGTTTAAATACTACTTCTTTGTAACTCTAGGAGTTGCAGCAGTAATATCATTAATTATTATCTTTTTTCAAGACCCAAATTTACAAACTACCATTAGCCACCCAAAAGTATTTGGCGCCACAGAAAGTGCCATTAGGCATGCCTTGTTTATGGTAACCTCTGTAATTACCACCACTGGTTTTGTTTCTGCTGACTTTACTATGTGGAATTTCTTTGCTACAGGAATATTTTTTGCCCTTTTTTTTACTGGAGGTTCAGCAGGCTCTACAAGTGGAGGAATAAAAGTAGTAAGACATATTGTAATGCTAAAAAATAGCTTTTTAGAGTTTAAAAAAGCTTTGCACCCTAATGCCATAATTCCGGTAAGATATGATGGCAAAACAGTACACCAAAATATTGTATTTAACATTTTATCCTTCTTTGTAATTTATATGTTAATATTTATAATATCTTCTGTAATATTAACATTATTCGGTCTCGACTTTATGTCTGCACTTGGTGCTGCTGCTTCCTCTTTAGGAAATATTGGGCCTGCTATTGGTTCGGTTAGTCCTGTAGATAGTTTTGCGCATTTAAGTACTGCTGCAAAGTGGTTTTGCTCTTTTTTAATGCTAATTGGTAGACTCGAATTATTTACGGTACTTATTTTATTTACTCCTTTCTTTTGGCGTAAAAACTAA
- the trkA gene encoding Trk system potassium transporter TrkA, with protein MKIIIAGAGDVGFHLAKLLSYESQDTYIIDFDAEKLNYLNNHLDVITKKGDATSIKLLKEIGIDSADLLIAVTESQNTNFTISVIGKSLGAKKTIARIDNPEFLNNCEVDFEKFGLDFMISPQELAANEIKMLLNQSSFNDTVEFESGVFNVMGTSLTYKSPLVDLTVKEAKHKFKNIDFIAIAIKRENVSQTIIPRGDTTYQINDQVYFSVPNYSMKDLYPIIGRKQFNIKNVIILGGSSIGEKTARNLCEDNFNVKLIEKNREKAELLAEDLCNTLVINGDGRDLELLEEENIRETDAFIAVTGNSETNIMSCLVAKSKGVKKTIALVENMDYIDISQTIGIESLINKKLIAASNIFRHIRKGEILALANLHNIDAEVFEFEVRPDAKVTEKAIEDLHFPREAVFGGIIRDGKPFMSFGKMKIQSGDKVIVFCLPEAIQTVESLFR; from the coding sequence ATGAAGATTATTATAGCTGGTGCTGGAGATGTAGGTTTTCATTTAGCAAAGCTACTTTCTTACGAGTCTCAAGATACATATATTATAGACTTTGATGCAGAAAAATTAAATTACCTAAATAACCATTTAGATGTAATTACCAAAAAAGGAGATGCTACTTCTATTAAACTCTTAAAAGAAATAGGTATTGATTCTGCAGATTTATTAATTGCTGTTACAGAAAGTCAGAATACTAACTTTACCATTTCGGTAATTGGTAAATCTCTAGGTGCAAAAAAAACCATTGCAAGAATAGACAATCCAGAATTTTTAAACAATTGTGAGGTCGACTTTGAGAAATTTGGTTTAGACTTTATGATTTCGCCACAAGAACTCGCTGCAAATGAAATAAAAATGCTATTAAATCAATCTTCTTTTAATGATACTGTAGAATTTGAAAGCGGAGTTTTTAATGTGATGGGAACCTCTTTAACATACAAATCTCCACTAGTAGATTTAACCGTAAAAGAGGCCAAACACAAGTTTAAAAATATCGATTTTATTGCAATTGCTATTAAAAGAGAAAACGTAAGTCAAACAATTATTCCGAGAGGAGATACTACCTACCAAATTAACGATCAGGTTTATTTTTCTGTACCAAATTACAGCATGAAAGACCTCTACCCTATTATTGGAAGAAAGCAATTTAATATTAAAAATGTTATTATTTTAGGTGGAAGTAGTATTGGTGAAAAGACAGCCAGAAACCTTTGTGAAGACAATTTTAATGTTAAACTCATCGAAAAAAATAGAGAAAAAGCAGAATTGTTAGCAGAAGACCTTTGCAATACGCTTGTAATAAATGGCGATGGTAGAGACCTAGAATTACTGGAAGAAGAAAATATAAGAGAAACAGATGCTTTTATTGCTGTTACAGGAAATTCTGAGACCAACATTATGTCTTGTTTAGTAGCAAAATCTAAAGGCGTAAAAAAAACAATTGCTTTGGTAGAAAATATGGATTATATCGATATTTCTCAAACTATAGGTATAGAATCCTTAATTAACAAAAAGTTAATTGCTGCAAGTAATATTTTTAGACATATTAGAAAAGGTGAAATTCTAGCACTTGCAAACCTTCATAATATAGATGCAGAAGTTTTTGAATTTGAAGTTAGACCAGATGCTAAGGTTACAGAAAAAGCAATAGAGGACTTACATTTTCCTAGAGAAGCAGTTTTTGGAGGAATTATTAGAGATGGTAAACCTTTTATGTCTTTTGGAAAAATGAAAATTCAAAGCGGAGACAAAGTAATTGTGTTTTGCTTGCCAGAAGCCATACAGACGGTAGAAAGCCTATTTAGATAA
- the radC gene encoding RadC family protein has protein sequence MHEKEKLTIKSWALDDRPREKLLSKGILALSDAELIAILIGSGNKSESAVALSKRILKESNASINELAKLSVEKLMLFKGIGEAKAITIITALELGKRRRLETALEKSNIHSSKDAANIMQPIIGDLQHEEFWVLFLNNSNKVVAQHQISKGGLTATVVDVRLLFKRALELASVAIIICHNHPSGKLQPSTSDKNITQKIKEASITLDIKLLDHIIITEKTYFSFADEGIL, from the coding sequence ATGCATGAGAAAGAAAAGCTGACTATTAAATCTTGGGCTTTAGACGATAGGCCAAGAGAAAAATTATTGTCTAAAGGAATTTTGGCACTATCCGATGCCGAGTTAATAGCTATTTTAATTGGTTCGGGAAATAAAAGTGAGAGTGCGGTTGCATTGTCTAAAAGAATTTTAAAAGAGAGCAATGCTAGTATAAATGAGCTAGCTAAATTATCTGTAGAAAAATTAATGCTTTTTAAGGGAATTGGAGAAGCAAAAGCGATTACTATAATTACTGCCCTTGAGCTCGGTAAAAGAAGACGATTAGAGACAGCTTTAGAAAAAAGTAACATTCATTCGAGTAAAGATGCCGCTAATATTATGCAACCCATTATAGGCGATTTACAGCACGAGGAGTTCTGGGTTTTATTTCTGAATAATTCTAATAAGGTGGTGGCACAGCATCAAATTAGTAAAGGCGGCTTAACAGCTACAGTTGTAGATGTTCGTTTGCTTTTTAAAAGGGCATTAGAGCTTGCATCTGTAGCTATTATTATTTGTCACAATCACCCTTCTGGTAAGTTGCAGCCCAGTACATCCGATAAAAATATAACTCAAAAAATTAAAGAGGCAAGCATTACTTTAGATATAAAACTACTAGATCATATAATAATTACTGAAAAAACGTATTTTAGCTTTGCAGATGAAGGAATTTTGTAG
- a CDS encoding polysaccharide deacetylase family protein, with product MILVYTHKITPRVRYIFKHIFSRILLVSIDFTTKVEEFVAYNGPKLSYTKAPLGNEFFIKSNSLLFEQGVNDIEINVQKWEEIPCFFSVGKKSIIPFDIFAASFYLISRYEEYLPHVKDEHGRYTATQSLAFRKKFLKKPVVDIWAFKLLEKLKDKFPDYTYPKRTYKFISTVDIDNAFAYKHKSFIRTIGGFATDVFKFRLLDVWYRLSVRLNIKRDPFDNFQKIINIKKAKNIKTIFFCSVGNYSTYDTNVSVSKNKYKLLLKDLVDYARVGLHPSYHTMQNASLLKTEKQRLETITHMPVKRSRQHYLRFNLPETYQQLIDLEIEEDYSMGYASDVGFRASTCTPFYFYDLDFEIQTPLKIFPFALMDTTLNDYLKSTPKQSLGIIRDLKNEVKAVNGTFITLFHNESLSNHLRWKGWKRLYESMIKIAIS from the coding sequence ATGATATTAGTTTATACACATAAAATTACACCCAGAGTTCGCTATATTTTTAAGCATATTTTTAGTAGAATTTTGTTGGTTTCAATAGATTTTACAACAAAAGTAGAAGAGTTTGTGGCTTATAACGGTCCTAAATTAAGTTATACCAAAGCTCCTTTAGGAAATGAATTTTTCATAAAAAGCAATTCTTTATTGTTTGAGCAAGGCGTAAATGATATTGAAATTAATGTTCAGAAATGGGAAGAAATTCCGTGTTTTTTTTCTGTCGGAAAAAAATCTATCATTCCTTTCGATATTTTTGCGGCAAGTTTTTATTTGATTTCTCGCTACGAAGAATATTTACCACATGTTAAAGATGAGCATGGTAGGTATACAGCTACACAAAGTTTGGCTTTTAGAAAAAAGTTTTTAAAAAAGCCAGTAGTAGATATTTGGGCGTTTAAATTATTAGAAAAATTAAAAGATAAATTTCCAGATTATACCTATCCTAAAAGAACCTATAAATTTATTTCTACTGTAGACATAGATAATGCTTTTGCCTACAAGCATAAAAGTTTTATTAGAACAATTGGTGGTTTTGCCACCGATGTATTTAAATTTCGACTTTTAGATGTTTGGTATAGACTTTCGGTACGATTAAATATAAAAAGAGACCCTTTTGATAATTTTCAGAAAATTATAAATATTAAAAAGGCTAAAAATATAAAAACTATTTTCTTTTGTTCCGTTGGCAATTACTCTACCTACGATACCAATGTTTCTGTTTCTAAAAATAAATATAAGCTACTACTAAAAGATTTAGTAGACTATGCTCGTGTTGGTTTGCATCCTTCTTATCATACCATGCAAAATGCTTCGTTGTTAAAAACAGAAAAACAACGTTTAGAAACAATTACACACATGCCCGTAAAAAGGTCGAGACAACACTATTTAAGATTTAATTTACCAGAAACATATCAGCAATTAATAGACCTAGAAATTGAAGAAGATTACTCTATGGGATACGCTAGCGATGTAGGTTTTAGAGCTAGTACTTGCACACCATTTTATTTCTACGATTTAGATTTTGAAATACAAACACCTCTTAAAATTTTCCCTTTCGCATTGATGGATACCACCTTAAACGACTACCTTAAAAGTACACCAAAACAATCTTTAGGAATAATTAGAGATTTAAAAAATGAGGTAAAAGCTGTAAATGGTACTTTCATTACCCTTTTTCATAACGAAAGTTTAAGCAATCATTTACGCTGGAAAGGTTGGAAACGATTATACGAATCCATGATTAAAATTGCTATTTCTTAA
- a CDS encoding polysaccharide biosynthesis C-terminal domain-containing protein, whose product MLSATLFSRFFSFLAAWFALKLIPNKELGIVLFAYNIILFILPVSGLGLHQSLIRYGALLKTNKEKNSLFLYVFKKGLGVSFLLITTIFITTCIIHFQFLETKKYVILLSFIIIPSFLLEIIKAQLRLQHNNKRFAFVEIIQSLILVISVICFSYFLKELGYAIALVLAPMLTSFLFLNKININFKLKETINITNFKFWKYGFFASLSNVASQLLFVIDILLIGYLLANTEMVTNYRYISLIPFSMLFLPRVFMATDFVAFTEKIFDKKYIYNYIKSYMLLFTVISIFMVGLSYFFGNKIITLLDVNFTNYTDTFLILMVGVTGVFIFRGLFGNLLSSIGKAHINYYIATIALLLNVVSNYFLIPELGIKGAAITSAFLMWFTGILSCIWFLNLYKTLLQKQLK is encoded by the coding sequence GTGCTTTCTGCTACCTTATTTAGCCGATTTTTTTCTTTTTTAGCTGCTTGGTTTGCTCTTAAATTAATTCCAAACAAAGAATTAGGTATTGTTCTTTTTGCATATAATATTATACTTTTTATCCTGCCTGTAAGTGGTTTAGGATTACACCAAAGCCTTATAAGATATGGTGCTTTACTAAAAACAAATAAAGAAAAAAACAGCTTATTCTTATATGTTTTTAAAAAAGGACTCGGAGTTTCGTTTTTACTTATTACAACTATCTTTATAACTACATGTATCATACATTTTCAATTTCTAGAAACAAAAAAATATGTAATTTTACTCTCTTTTATTATTATCCCCTCTTTTTTATTAGAAATTATAAAAGCTCAATTACGCCTACAACATAACAACAAACGTTTCGCTTTTGTAGAGATTATTCAAAGCTTAATACTAGTAATTTCTGTAATTTGTTTTAGTTATTTTTTAAAAGAATTAGGATATGCAATTGCATTAGTCTTAGCGCCAATGCTAACCTCTTTTTTATTTTTAAATAAAATAAATATTAATTTTAAGCTGAAAGAAACTATAAATATTACAAATTTTAAATTTTGGAAATATGGTTTTTTTGCCAGTTTATCTAATGTAGCATCACAATTACTGTTTGTGATTGATATTTTATTAATTGGATATCTATTAGCAAATACAGAAATGGTAACCAATTACAGATACATATCTTTAATTCCGTTTAGTATGCTTTTTTTACCACGCGTATTTATGGCTACAGATTTTGTTGCGTTTACGGAGAAAATTTTCGATAAAAAATACATTTATAATTACATAAAAAGCTACATGCTACTATTTACAGTAATAAGTATTTTTATGGTTGGTTTGTCATATTTTTTTGGAAATAAAATAATAACACTTTTAGATGTTAATTTTACTAATTATACAGACACTTTTTTAATTTTAATGGTTGGTGTTACAGGTGTTTTTATTTTTAGAGGTCTTTTTGGCAATTTACTATCTTCTATTGGCAAAGCACACATAAACTACTACATAGCTACTATTGCTTTACTTTTAAACGTAGTAAGCAATTATTTTTTAATACCAGAATTGGGCATAAAAGGTGCAGCAATAACCTCTGCTTTTTTAATGTGGTTTACGGGTATTTTATCTTGTATTTGGTTTTTAAATTTATACAAAACACTACTTCAAAAACAGCTTAAATAA
- a CDS encoding glycosyltransferase family 4 protein, giving the protein MKNKLHILFICGWYPSRVLPNNGDFIQRHANAVSKQHKVSTLHIITDKNSKKNIELVIRKKEHVHEYIAYVTQTKNPVKKAYLFLKSFIKILHKIDAFDIIHLNEIYPFGIFSVYLKWFYKKPFIISEHFTGYHHPFAKNISINRKLISKIITKNAAFICPVSEDLKNSLLNLGFKGNYKIVPNVVDTKIFYPIENTSNAFKIVHISNMINKHKNIKGILRVVKQIQDEISNLEFMMIGNNSEEYINYAKELNLDFSKIKFISQIEHYKVAKEIRTSNLFVLFSNYENLPCVILEAFSCGIPVISTNVGGIKEYFPKDFGKLISIKDEDELAKQILLFYNNFVPNKTKMHQYTIDNFSEEKITSDFEKLYLKTLNISSETN; this is encoded by the coding sequence TTGAAAAACAAACTTCACATACTTTTTATTTGCGGTTGGTATCCTTCAAGGGTTTTACCAAATAATGGAGATTTTATTCAAAGACATGCAAATGCCGTTTCTAAACAACATAAAGTAAGTACTTTACACATTATCACTGATAAAAACAGTAAAAAAAATATAGAGCTTGTTATTCGAAAAAAAGAACATGTACATGAATATATAGCTTATGTTACACAGACCAAAAATCCTGTAAAAAAAGCATATTTATTTTTAAAATCCTTTATAAAAATACTTCATAAAATAGATGCTTTTGATATCATCCATTTAAATGAAATCTATCCTTTTGGTATTTTTAGTGTGTATTTGAAATGGTTTTATAAAAAACCCTTTATAATTTCAGAACATTTTACTGGCTACCACCACCCTTTTGCTAAAAATATATCAATTAATAGAAAGCTAATTTCTAAAATCATTACTAAAAACGCAGCTTTTATATGCCCTGTATCTGAAGATTTAAAAAACTCTTTATTAAATCTAGGTTTTAAAGGTAATTACAAAATAGTACCAAATGTAGTAGATACCAAAATATTTTATCCTATAGAAAATACCAGTAATGCCTTTAAAATAGTGCATATTTCTAATATGATAAATAAACACAAAAATATTAAAGGGATTTTAAGGGTTGTAAAACAAATACAAGATGAAATATCTAATTTAGAATTTATGATGATTGGAAATAATTCTGAAGAATATATAAATTATGCTAAAGAACTAAACTTAGATTTTAGTAAAATTAAATTTATTAGTCAAATAGAGCATTATAAAGTTGCCAAAGAAATTAGAACTAGCAACTTGTTTGTGCTTTTTAGTAATTATGAAAATTTACCTTGTGTAATTTTAGAGGCTTTTTCTTGTGGTATACCCGTTATTTCTACAAACGTTGGAGGTATAAAAGAGTATTTTCCTAAAGATTTTGGTAAATTAATTTCCATTAAAGATGAAGATGAATTAGCAAAACAAATTCTTTTATTTTATAATAATTTTGTTCCTAATAAAACAAAAATGCACCAATATACCATTGATAATTTTTCTGAAGAGAAAATAACTTCAGATTTTGAAAAACTATACTTAAAAACCTTAAACATAAGCTCTGAAACTAATTAA
- a CDS encoding YjjG family noncanonical pyrimidine nucleotidase: MEIKHVFFDLDHTLWDFEKNSDLTFQQIFRNHQLNIELDSFLTVYKPLNLEYWRLYREEKISKEALRYGRLKNTFDAINYTIPDALIHTIATDYINNLANFNNLFEGAFELLDYLKDKYSLHIITNGFEEIQEKKMANASILHYFEQIITSESVGVKKPNPRVFEHAMQISNATPDNSIMIGDSLEADIIGAQNVGMKTIHCVFDNITKTDKNFISVTNLTDIKNYL; this comes from the coding sequence ATGGAAATTAAACATGTATTTTTTGATTTAGATCATACCCTTTGGGATTTTGAAAAAAACTCCGATTTAACCTTTCAACAAATTTTTAGAAATCACCAATTAAATATTGAATTAGATTCTTTTCTAACCGTATACAAACCATTAAATTTAGAGTATTGGAGGTTGTATAGAGAGGAAAAAATTTCTAAGGAAGCGCTAAGATATGGTAGATTAAAAAATACTTTCGATGCCATAAATTATACCATTCCAGATGCATTAATCCATACTATTGCTACTGATTATATTAATAATTTGGCAAATTTTAATAATCTTTTTGAAGGTGCTTTTGAATTATTAGATTATCTGAAAGATAAATATTCGCTCCATATTATAACAAATGGATTTGAAGAAATTCAAGAAAAAAAGATGGCAAATGCTAGTATTTTGCACTATTTTGAACAAATTATCACCTCCGAATCTGTAGGGGTTAAAAAACCTAATCCTAGAGTTTTTGAGCATGCCATGCAAATTTCAAATGCCACACCAGATAACTCAATAATGATAGGCGATAGTTTAGAAGCAGATATAATTGGAGCACAAAATGTAGGTATGAAAACCATTCATTGTGTGTTTGATAATATTACAAAAACTGATAAAAACTTCATATCAGTAACAAATTTAACAGACATTAAAAACTATTTATAA